From Pan troglodytes isolate AG18354 chromosome 9, NHGRI_mPanTro3-v2.0_pri, whole genome shotgun sequence, the proteins below share one genomic window:
- the CD81 gene encoding CD81 antigen isoform X1 produces the protein MWERHQTQDVPLPAPEAPSPDELAGGVILGVALWLRHDPQTTNLLYLELGDKPAPNTFYVGIYILIAVGAVMMFVGFLGCYGAIQESQCLLGTFFTCLVILFACEVAAGIWGFVNKDQIAKDVKQFYDQALQQAVVDDDANNAKAVVKTFHETLDCCGSSTLTALTTSVLKNNLCPSGSNIISNLFKEDCHQKIDDLFSGKLYLIGIAAIVVAVIMIFEMILSMVLCCGIRNSSVY, from the exons CTGGCTGGAGGCGTGATCCTGGGTGTGGCCCTGTGGCTCCGCCATGACCCGCAGACCACCAACCTCCTGTATCTGGAGCTGGGAGACAAGCCCGCGCCCAACACCTTCTATGTAG GCATCTACATCCTCATCGCTGTGGGCGCTGTCATGATGTTCGTCGGCTTCCTGGGCTGCTACGGGGCCATCCAGGAATCCCAGTGCCTGCTGGGGACG TTCTTCACCTGCCTGGTCATCCTGTTTGCCTGTGAGGTGGCCGCCGGCATCTGGGGCTTTGTCAACAAGGACCAG ATCGCCAAGGACGTGAAGCAGTTCTATGACCAGGCCCTACAGCAGGCCGTGGTGGATGATGACGCCAACAACGCCAAGGCCGTGGTGAAGACCTTCCACGAGACG CTTGACTGCTGCGGCTCCAGCACACTGACTGCTTTGACCACCTCAGTGCTCAAGAACAATTTGTGTCCCTCGGGCAGCAACATCATCAGCAACCTCTTCAAG GAGGACTGCCACCAGAAGATCGATGACCTCTTCTCCGGGAAGCTGTACCTCATCGGCATTGCTGCCATCGTGGTCGCCGTGATCATG ATCTTCGAGATGATCCTGAGCATGGTGCTGTGCTGTGGCATCCGGAACAGCTCCGTGTACTGA
- the CD81 gene encoding CD81 antigen, with protein sequence MGVEGCTKCIKYLLFVFNFVFWLAGGVILGVALWLRHDPQTTNLLYLELGDKPAPNTFYVGIYILIAVGAVMMFVGFLGCYGAIQESQCLLGTFFTCLVILFACEVAAGIWGFVNKDQIAKDVKQFYDQALQQAVVDDDANNAKAVVKTFHETLDCCGSSTLTALTTSVLKNNLCPSGSNIISNLFKEDCHQKIDDLFSGKLYLIGIAAIVVAVIMIFEMILSMVLCCGIRNSSVY encoded by the exons CTGGCTGGAGGCGTGATCCTGGGTGTGGCCCTGTGGCTCCGCCATGACCCGCAGACCACCAACCTCCTGTATCTGGAGCTGGGAGACAAGCCCGCGCCCAACACCTTCTATGTAG GCATCTACATCCTCATCGCTGTGGGCGCTGTCATGATGTTCGTCGGCTTCCTGGGCTGCTACGGGGCCATCCAGGAATCCCAGTGCCTGCTGGGGACG TTCTTCACCTGCCTGGTCATCCTGTTTGCCTGTGAGGTGGCCGCCGGCATCTGGGGCTTTGTCAACAAGGACCAG ATCGCCAAGGACGTGAAGCAGTTCTATGACCAGGCCCTACAGCAGGCCGTGGTGGATGATGACGCCAACAACGCCAAGGCCGTGGTGAAGACCTTCCACGAGACG CTTGACTGCTGCGGCTCCAGCACACTGACTGCTTTGACCACCTCAGTGCTCAAGAACAATTTGTGTCCCTCGGGCAGCAACATCATCAGCAACCTCTTCAAG GAGGACTGCCACCAGAAGATCGATGACCTCTTCTCCGGGAAGCTGTACCTCATCGGCATTGCTGCCATCGTGGTCGCCGTGATCATG ATCTTCGAGATGATCCTGAGCATGGTGCTGTGCTGTGGCATCCGGAACAGCTCCGTGTACTGA